CTCGCTTTTACTTCCGAATAAATATCTCTGAAACTTATTAAGTTCAAAAAGGAGTTGGTCGATCCGCTCATCTTTCTTAGAGATGGTCAAGCGAGATTCAGCCTGTTTTTTCTTATAATTAGCGATGGTTTGCAGCGACTCTTCAGAGAGCTTTTTATAACCCTCAACCGGGTCTCCAACCGGGTCTTTCACTGCGTTTCCCATACCTCTAAATTAGACATAAAAAGTACCTTTAAAGCCATCTAAAAGCTGTTTTTATTCACTTTTTCACCCTCGTTTTAAGGGAGCATACCGCTTGCGTAAGCGTACCGATTTGAGCATAACCCCCTCCATGAGAAGGGTCATCTGACGACTTGTAACAGACACCTGATCGCCCTCTGGCCATTCGAAAGTGCCTTGCTCCAACTTTTTGATGTAAAGAGCAAAACCGTCACGATCCCATTGCAGGAGTCGAATTTGGTTGCCTCGCTTACCGATGAATACAAAAACATCTCCACTTAGAGGGTCTCGATCCAATTCATTGGTAACCAAACCCGCTAAAGAGTAAATCCCATAGCGCATATCACATGGATTACGATAGAGAAAATAGCGACAGGTATAGGTAAGTGAGAGCATATCACAGCAGTGATTTCAAATCATCAATAGTGTCGCTACCTCCATGCCACTCTAACACCACTCCCAAAGGATAACGAATGGTGGCTGTCACCGAAGATGATACAGTACCATCCAATTTGATCTGCTCAAATTCTCCAGAAGTCTTGGACGAACTCGCTGTCAACTTCTCGAACTTAGTGACCCAGTAGTAGAAAGTCGAAGGGCTCAAACCCTGTTCGATTGCAAAAAGCTTCTTGCTTAAACCTGAGGATTGCCACGCCTCATGGAGAAAGCGCATCGATGATTCGTTGTGTCTTCTCATGATGCGAGACTAACAACACATAGTCCATTCTAAAAAATGGGTTCCTCGGATGTTTACGACAGCAGCACTATTG
This window of the Verrucomicrobiota bacterium genome carries:
- the tnpB gene encoding IS66 family insertion sequence element accessory protein TnpB (TnpB, as the term is used for proteins encoded by IS66 family insertion elements, is considered an accessory protein, since TnpC, encoded by a neighboring gene, is a DDE family transposase.), which produces MLSLTYTCRYFLYRNPCDMRYGIYSLAGLVTNELDRDPLSGDVFVFIGKRGNQIRLLQWDRDGFALYIKKLEQGTFEWPEGDQVSVTSRQMTLLMEGVMLKSVRLRKRYAPLKRG